One stretch of Actinomycetes bacterium DNA includes these proteins:
- a CDS encoding DUF4386 domain-containing protein, with translation MTDLQHKIVPKTTPVEHHGSVRVHRAAATTAGVLYITGTVAGVLSVAVSAPIRGAADPLAYGAEHSGTVVTVALLVLVMGLSLALVPVVLFPVLRRVNEVLAVGYLIVRGAVETACYVLLAIGWLLVVPLGEALAAGAGTGSPAGVRVGNLVIDADATNAVLTLVFCLGAALFYVLLYRSRIVPRWIAWWGLVAIPFYVAADLLAMYAVIGANSSAQTVLFMPLAVQEMVLAVWMIARGFRPAAMATRSGLVSGPPAGAQL, from the coding sequence GTGACTGATCTTCAGCACAAGATCGTTCCGAAGACGACGCCGGTCGAGCACCACGGGTCGGTGCGTGTTCACCGGGCTGCAGCCACCACGGCCGGGGTTCTGTACATCACCGGGACGGTGGCTGGAGTCCTCAGCGTGGCCGTGAGTGCTCCGATCCGTGGTGCGGCCGACCCGTTGGCCTACGGCGCGGAGCACTCCGGCACCGTGGTGACCGTGGCGCTGCTCGTGCTCGTCATGGGGCTGTCGCTCGCGTTGGTCCCCGTCGTGTTGTTCCCGGTGCTGCGCCGGGTCAACGAGGTGCTGGCGGTCGGCTATCTGATTGTGCGCGGAGCGGTCGAGACCGCCTGCTACGTCCTCCTGGCGATCGGCTGGCTGCTGGTCGTGCCGCTGGGTGAGGCACTGGCGGCCGGAGCGGGCACCGGCTCACCGGCCGGCGTCCGGGTCGGCAACCTGGTCATCGATGCTGACGCCACGAACGCCGTGCTCACGCTGGTGTTCTGCCTTGGTGCCGCCCTGTTCTACGTGCTGCTGTACCGCTCACGCATCGTCCCCCGTTGGATCGCGTGGTGGGGTCTCGTGGCGATTCCGTTCTACGTGGCGGCCGACCTGCTCGCGATGTATGCAGTCATCGGCGCCAACTCCTCCGCGCAGACTGTGCTGTTCATGCCCCTGGCCGTGCAGGAGATGGTGCTGGCGGTCTGGATGATCGCGCGCGGCTTCCGGCCTGCGGCCATGGCGACCAGGTCCGGGCTCGTAAGCGGCCCACCGGCCGGCGCGCAGCTGTAG
- a CDS encoding DUF4386 domain-containing protein produces the protein MNTTRRIAITTGTLFIVATLASLSAAALLPGLTGATYLTGVAQQSNQLAAAALLYLIAAAASVGIAIALYPLLKQINAALALGSAVFRTIEAVFYTAGVVSLLTIGTLAQQLATAPPGDRAPTYAMADTLVSVREHSALVAVFAFTVGAFMYYLVFYRSRLVPRWLSGWGLAAALPMMTACLLALFHDTPVTGYVLLALPLGVQEMVLAVWLLVKGFSPPPPSPPTPRASSAVSPGITTPSAPTGPVGAH, from the coding sequence GTGAACACCACTCGAAGAATCGCGATCACCACGGGAACACTGTTCATTGTCGCGACCCTCGCGTCGCTGTCGGCCGCTGCCCTCCTACCCGGCCTCACCGGGGCGACCTACCTGACCGGAGTCGCCCAGCAGTCCAATCAGCTGGCCGCCGCTGCGCTGCTATACCTGATCGCGGCAGCCGCCAGCGTCGGCATCGCCATCGCCTTGTACCCACTGCTGAAGCAGATCAACGCCGCCCTGGCGCTGGGATCAGCTGTCTTCCGAACCATCGAAGCGGTCTTCTACACCGCCGGAGTCGTCAGCCTGCTGACCATCGGGACCCTGGCCCAGCAGCTCGCCACGGCACCGCCCGGCGATCGCGCCCCCACCTACGCGATGGCCGACACGCTCGTCAGCGTCCGCGAGCACTCCGCCCTCGTCGCGGTGTTCGCCTTCACCGTGGGCGCCTTCATGTACTACCTCGTGTTCTACCGATCCCGACTCGTTCCGCGCTGGCTGTCGGGCTGGGGCCTGGCCGCGGCCCTTCCGATGATGACCGCCTGCCTGCTGGCGCTGTTCCACGACACCCCGGTGACCGGTTACGTGCTGCTCGCCCTGCCCCTCGGCGTCCAGGAAATGGTCCTCGCCGTCTGGTTGCTGGTCAAAGGCTTCAGTCCACCGCCCCCGTCGCCCCCGACGCCCAGGGCATCGTCCGCAGTCTCACCCGGCATCACCACGCCCAGCGCGCCGACCGGGCCGGTCGGCGCGCACTAG
- a CDS encoding NAD(P)-dependent alcohol dehydrogenase, translating into MKAIVQHEYGAPQDVLKLAEVDTPAVGTQEVLVAVRASSANPWDWHFIRGEPVLMRPAGLGGVRKPTFLIPGGDVAGTVERVGEDVTGFAPGDHVYGFGHGAFAEYVSVPQRNLADKPVNLTFEQAAAVPLGAVTAIQGLRAGGLRAGQHALIIGASGGVGAFAIQIAKHLGAEVTGVCSTRNVDLVRHLGADHVIDYTTEDMFTGPTRYDLVFQLGGTYSPATIRKILTPRGTLIQSFGDGNRWVGPLSNIIKAAVLSPFVSQTLKTFTAKETTETLDEITKLIESEHLTPVIDRTYPLAEAAQAVLLVEQGRPAGKVTITFP; encoded by the coding sequence ATGAAGGCGATCGTCCAACACGAGTACGGCGCACCCCAAGACGTTCTGAAGCTCGCCGAGGTCGACACGCCAGCGGTCGGAACGCAGGAGGTGTTGGTGGCGGTGCGGGCCAGCTCGGCCAACCCATGGGACTGGCACTTCATCCGCGGTGAACCGGTCCTGATGCGCCCCGCCGGTCTCGGCGGCGTCCGTAAGCCGACGTTCCTCATCCCCGGCGGAGACGTGGCTGGAACGGTCGAGCGGGTCGGCGAAGACGTGACCGGGTTCGCACCGGGCGATCACGTCTACGGCTTCGGCCACGGCGCGTTCGCCGAGTACGTCTCCGTTCCCCAACGGAACCTCGCCGACAAGCCGGTGAACCTGACCTTCGAGCAGGCCGCCGCCGTGCCCCTCGGCGCCGTCACCGCCATCCAGGGACTACGAGCCGGCGGACTCCGGGCCGGGCAGCACGCCCTGATCATCGGCGCCTCCGGTGGGGTCGGTGCCTTCGCCATCCAGATCGCCAAGCACCTCGGCGCCGAGGTCACCGGCGTCTGCAGCACCCGCAACGTCGACCTGGTGCGGCACCTCGGTGCCGACCACGTCATCGACTACACCACCGAGGACATGTTCACCGGTCCCACCCGCTACGACCTGGTCTTCCAACTCGGCGGGACCTACTCCCCGGCGACCATCCGCAAGATACTCACCCCCCGCGGCACGCTCATCCAGTCATTCGGGGACGGCAACCGCTGGGTTGGACCCCTCAGCAACATCATCAAAGCCGCGGTACTCAGCCCCTTCGTCAGCCAGACCCTGAAGACCTTCACCGCCAAGGAGACGACCGAAACCCTCGACGAGATCACGAAGCTCATCGAGTCCGAGCACCTCACCCCCGTCATCGACCGGACCTACCCACTCGCCGAAGCCGCCCAGGCCGTCCTGCTGGTCGAACAAGGACGACCCGCCGGCAAGGTCACCATCACCTTCCCCTAG
- a CDS encoding nitroreductase/quinone reductase family protein: MNATATRPPRVPPPWFVHTAWRAHRALYRLSGGRFLWTTSNKRGWGALRLTTIGRKSGQERSVIIGYLEDGPNLVALAMNGWDEDHPSRWLNLQAHPDAVVRLARQHPRPVRARPAEGQERDRLWQRWAAVDPQLDAYASRRSTKTPVIVLEPRDATA; the protein is encoded by the coding sequence ATGAACGCAACGGCAACCCGACCGCCGAGAGTGCCGCCGCCGTGGTTCGTGCACACGGCCTGGCGCGCTCATCGCGCGCTGTACCGGCTCAGCGGCGGCCGCTTCCTGTGGACCACGTCGAACAAGCGTGGCTGGGGGGCGCTGCGCCTGACCACGATCGGGCGGAAGTCCGGGCAGGAACGCAGCGTCATCATCGGCTACCTCGAGGACGGCCCCAACCTCGTCGCGCTCGCGATGAACGGCTGGGACGAGGACCATCCCTCGCGGTGGCTCAACCTGCAGGCGCACCCAGACGCCGTCGTTCGACTGGCCCGCCAGCATCCGCGCCCGGTACGTGCCCGCCCAGCCGAGGGGCAGGAGCGTGATCGGCTGTGGCAGCGCTGGGCCGCGGTCGACCCGCAGCTCGACGCCTATGCCAGCCGCCGGTCGACCAAGACACCCGTGATCGTCCTCGAACCGCGCGACGCGACCGCGTGA
- a CDS encoding helix-turn-helix transcriptional regulator, which produces MDRWGGDRLIAEVERLGARGLPYGELHEELSARIRRAFPFDAACWHGLDPETRLLTTANPVELLRAGFLTAETESMAAGAVVTSEYLREDVNTFAALATRRSPVGILSESTRGRPERSARYVEYLAPIGTPHEMRVAMVTRGRVWGCVVLHRTEAAGDFTPEDGRVMARLSRPIAEALRGSYRFDAARRSDEDRAPGLLVLDAGDDVELTTPSTRALLELLARDDPAHRRVPAAAITLAAEVRRQGRAGRSAAPLHVPTSSGWLTFHGSLPDGGANGRVAIVVQRAGEEYAVPLRLEAFGLTAREREVATLVARGLDTAAIAERLVISPWTVQDHLKVVFAKTDTRSRRELLSRVFFHDQLPGIAAREPLNAGGHLRAPHTGAGV; this is translated from the coding sequence ATGGACCGCTGGGGCGGGGACCGCCTGATCGCCGAGGTCGAGCGCCTCGGCGCGCGCGGCCTGCCGTACGGCGAGCTGCACGAAGAGCTGTCCGCACGGATCCGTCGGGCCTTCCCCTTCGATGCCGCTTGCTGGCATGGCCTGGACCCGGAGACGCGGCTTCTTACGACGGCGAACCCGGTGGAGCTGCTGCGCGCCGGTTTCCTCACTGCCGAAACCGAGTCGATGGCCGCCGGCGCGGTCGTGACCAGCGAGTACCTGCGTGAGGACGTCAACACGTTCGCGGCTCTGGCGACTCGGCGCTCGCCGGTCGGGATCCTCAGCGAGAGCACGCGCGGGCGGCCGGAGAGGAGTGCCCGCTACGTCGAGTACCTCGCACCCATCGGCACGCCGCACGAGATGCGCGTCGCAATGGTGACGCGTGGTCGCGTGTGGGGGTGCGTCGTCCTGCACCGCACCGAGGCAGCGGGCGACTTCACGCCCGAGGACGGGCGGGTCATGGCGCGGCTGTCGCGGCCGATCGCTGAGGCGCTGCGCGGCTCCTATCGCTTCGACGCCGCGCGCCGTTCGGACGAGGACCGCGCGCCGGGGCTGCTCGTGCTGGACGCCGGCGACGACGTGGAGCTCACGACGCCTTCCACTCGGGCGCTGCTGGAGCTGCTGGCGCGGGACGACCCGGCGCACCGAAGGGTCCCGGCGGCGGCCATCACGCTGGCTGCTGAGGTACGCCGACAGGGCAGGGCTGGGCGATCCGCAGCGCCGCTGCACGTCCCCACATCGTCAGGGTGGCTCACCTTCCACGGTTCGCTGCCCGATGGAGGTGCCAACGGTCGTGTTGCCATCGTGGTGCAGCGCGCCGGAGAGGAGTACGCCGTGCCGCTGCGGCTCGAGGCGTTCGGGCTTACCGCGCGCGAGCGTGAGGTCGCGACCCTCGTGGCGCGCGGCCTGGACACCGCCGCGATCGCCGAGCGCCTCGTGATCTCGCCGTGGACAGTCCAGGACCACCTCAAGGTGGTCTTCGCGAAGACTGACACGCGATCCCGCCGCGAGCTGCTCTCCCGAGTGTTCTTCCACGACCAGCTGCCCGGCATCGCCGCACGCGAGCCGCTCAACGCAGGGGGCCACCTCCGGGCACCACACACGGGCGCTGGCGTCTGA